AAATGTCCCGAAATTTTCAAAATATAAGCACCGATTTTTAGGTGCTTTAATAACTTCCGCATTTATTCCACGGTTCTATTTACAACGAGCCTCTAATGGCATGTTTTGATGCATCAGAGGCATCCCCTAACCTGTTTTGTGGCATAGCAAGTAAAGCATGGGATGCCTTGTAAAGAAAGCATAACATGCCATTTTCTCATTATAAATAGACTTTCGCGGCATAAAAGCTATTTTTATGGAATTTTATTTAGCAATGGTCAAAGCTTGGGAGTACATTGCAGACTCAAAGGATTGTTCATAATAGTGTTTTTGCTTTTTAACAAACTTTGTAAAAGTACTCTTTTTCCACGGATGAGACATTGGTGGAATATATCTTTTGCGAGGTTTTTCAGTGCTTTGGGGGTAATGGAAATTTCTTGATGTATATTCATGTTCTGGTATCTCGTCTAGAGTGTATACTTTTTCTCCTATGCTTGTAAATAGTTGTCCATCAAAAGATTTAATAACTAGAGCCAGTGTACCTTTATGGTAATAAACAGGGTAGCCATTAGAATCTATAGGTTTATAATACTTTTTGTTTAATCTGATACAGTGACCATTATCAATCTTACGATTTACAAGAACTGCAAGAGTAAGATTAATTTTTTCATTATCGGGTTGTTTTTCAAAAACAGATTTGATATTATTAAGAGGCAGAGCAAATTTAGCATTATATTTTTGTATGTAGGAGTCCAAAAATATATTTGCTTGTTCTATGGTTGTTGCGCCTGCTAATCTTAATTCGATTGGTAGGCGTGATTGTAATGTTTGGAACATTCGTTCTACGCGACCTTTGGCTTGTGGATTGCTGGTTGTTCTGATTTCGACCCCTAACTGTTTACAAGCATAACCAAACTGAGTAAAAGTATCCTTTTCAAGAGAAGGAGATTTTTTTTGCCTATATTCAAAGACAGTACGTCTATCAGTATAAAACATATAGGGAATACCATGATTATTTAAAATCTGATGAAAAACATTATAGTAGCCTTTCAACGTTTCTTGTCTATCAAAATATGCTCCAACAACAGTTCCTGTAGCATCATCAACAGCAATATGTAGATGAGTTTTTTTATCCCCAAACCAAAAGTGTACAGAAGCATCCATTTGAATCATCTCACCTAAAAAAGCACAGCGTGGTCTACGAGGATGAGCATCTTCAAGAGCAACTATGTTTTCTGTAATTTTAGCAACCTCTTTCTTTGATTTAGTAGCATTTCTTTGTTTTTTCAACTTAAGACGCATTCTCTTTTTAGTAACACGTCTAGCTTTAGGTGAAAGCATCCCTTCAGACATAAGAATGTTTTGTACAGTACTTACAGAAACCTTGATTTTTTCATGCTCTTCTAGCAACTCACAATAATGAGTGAAGTTTGTGTTATAATATTTTGTTCGATAAAGATTTAAGATATTTTCTTTGATATTGTCTTCTATTGTATGTGATGGTTTACGACCACGATTACCATGGATAAAGAAAATCTTTCCTTGATCTAAATAACCTTTGATTAAACGATTTATATTTCGTCTAGTACAGCCTAGTTTCAGAGCTGCATTGTCCTTGTTCCCTTTAGTTTCAACTAATCTTTTAATAATTTCATATTTATATTGTTCTGTCATGTTTAAGTCTACCTTTCTAATGATAATCACCTCTGCCTATAAAATACATGAGGTTTTATTATATACCATAATTAAAAAAAATAGGACATAATCAATTGTGGTACACTAAGACATTATCATAAATCAATCATAGGTCTTTTAATAATCTTAATACTTGCCCTGTCAAGCATTTTTGAAAATGTCCCGAAATTTTCAAAATATAAGCACCGATTTTTAGGTGCTTTAATAACTTCCGCATTTATTCCACGGTTCTATTTACAACGAGCCTCTAATGGCATGTTTTGATGCATCAGAGGCATCCCCTAACCTGTTTTGTGGCATAGCAAGTAAAGCATGGGATGCCTTGTAAAGAAAGCATAACATGCCATTTTCTCATTATAAATAGACTTTCGCGGCATA
The window above is part of the Vallitalea guaymasensis genome. Proteins encoded here:
- a CDS encoding ISNCY family transposase; amino-acid sequence: MTEQYKYEIIKRLVETKGNKDNAALKLGCTRRNINRLIKGYLDQGKIFFIHGNRGRKPSHTIEDNIKENILNLYRTKYYNTNFTHYCELLEEHEKIKVSVSTVQNILMSEGMLSPKARRVTKKRMRLKLKKQRNATKSKKEVAKITENIVALEDAHPRRPRCAFLGEMIQMDASVHFWFGDKKTHLHIAVDDATGTVVGAYFDRQETLKGYYNVFHQILNNHGIPYMFYTDRRTVFEYRQKKSPSLEKDTFTQFGYACKQLGVEIRTTSNPQAKGRVERMFQTLQSRLPIELRLAGATTIEQANIFLDSYIQKYNAKFALPLNNIKSVFEKQPDNEKINLTLAVLVNRKIDNGHCIRLNKKYYKPIDSNGYPVYYHKGTLALVIKSFDGQLFTSIGEKVYTLDEIPEHEYTSRNFHYPQSTEKPRKRYIPPMSHPWKKSTFTKFVKKQKHYYEQSFESAMYSQALTIAK